The Cardiocondyla obscurior isolate alpha-2009 linkage group LG18, Cobs3.1, whole genome shotgun sequence region GGCCTTCTCGAAGGTCCGGTTATAACTTACGTCGCTGAAGTAACGCAACCTTATCTACGCGGTATGCTTTCCGCGACTTCGTCGATGGCGGTGATTTTGGGCATTTTCACGCAAATGTTAAGCGGCAGTTTGGTTCACTGGAGAACGGTCGCGTTAATCAATCTGATTTATCCGATACTATGTTTTATCGCCCTGTGCTTGGTCCCTGAGAGCCCACATTGGCTCGCCGGTGAGTGATCGATCGGATTTTATTTACCGGCGTGTCTATCAAGCcaaacttaattatttaattaataaataacccTCCCCACATTTCGTTTAGTTAAGGGTCGTTTCGCGGAGTCGGAACGTGCCCTCTGCTGGCTGCGGGGCTGGGTGGGCCCGTCGCAAGTGCAAAATGAATTTAAAGCGCTCTGCGAAGGGATTCAGAAACCGACCGACAACACCGACGCCGACAAGGAAGCGCTCTGGCGATCCTACACCAAGCGGACCTTCTATCTACCTTTCATATTGGTCAGCACGGGATTCTTCATTTCAAACTTTGGCGGCACCACAACCTTGCAGACTTTCGCCGTGGTGATATTCGCGAAACTAAACGCACCGATCGACAAATATACGGCCACGGTGTTCTTAGGCGTTGCTCAGTTAATTGGCATCGTAATCTGCGTATTGACGATCCATCTCATGGGGAAACGCAAGCTAACATTCCTATCGGTCGGTGGTACCGGTTTGTGCCTGCTCGTTATCGCGATCTACGGTTATCTAAACGACATGGATTACTTTGATGGAGTTAGATACAGCTGGATACCAACCACTCTCATGATAAGCGCAGCTTTCACGGCGAATCTCGGCATTAGGACGTTGCCGTGGATCCTTGCGGGCGAAGTGTTTCCCGTCAAGGTGCGTTTTTGcacatctctctctttctctcttattattttttaatcttatattatataatattaggTTTTAATCTTAGTGAGCTTATTTAAATCGCATTTATGACTTTAACTGCCTAGAAGTaccttctattatttttattttaagtgataaattaattggCTTTCTCAAAGATTGAATAAAAACTGcgtttgttattaaaataatatcttataaatatctttctgGGAAGTTAAACAATTTTGCATTTCGTATATATCAGGTACGCAGCAGCGCAACCGGCGCAGCCGGAATGATTGCCTACATCTTGGCGTCAATCGCCAACAAAACGTTTCTCTACATGATGAACAGCATGTCACTGCCCGGCacgttttttttctactcGCTGGTCAACCTCGCCGGCTTGTGTCTCCTATTCGTCATATTACCCGAGACCGAGGGTAGAACTCTACGAGAAATCGAGGAGCATTACGCCGGCATACAAAATCTAAAAGATCGGCCGAAGAAGGAGCAGCAGGCTGGCAAGGAAAAATGGGCGGTCGCGAATCCGGCGATCGTTTACGACGAAAGTACGGAAAGTAAATTGTAGAAAATCGGCTGGTAACTTCTCGTAAATTAAATCACTACGCTGTTGACTATTGTATAGTATATTGTTAACCACTTGAAATTTCttcgcggaaattaaaaaaaaaagaagggttTTATCGCATAACTAACAACAACGCAACCtgcacgaaaaagaaatacggTAAGCTTATTTGATCGACCGTGAAGAAAAGATGAGAGTAGGTACTAGTGTGTGTAAAAGAATGttagataataatatttctatttattattttatattatttaaaaacggcCGAGATTGTCATAAAGCGCTTCTGATATCGTCGTTGATCTTATTGCTGACTAATCTTTAGAAACGAAAAAAGCGGCTTTGGATTTCAagttaatcttaatttttttttcttttaatatttttttttgttgtatatttacatgaataaattatgcaacaaaaattggcgaataaaataaatttctaaaggTTAGCAGAGTACTCGATAGACTTATCCTGTTGACTTAAGATTCGTTTCATCGTTATTGCTTAGGGAAGCTTTTATGTCTTACAAAGGCTTACGTCTTTTATTGCAATGGGATATATTTATGTAGACTTAACAAAAATGAAAGCGAAAACTTGCAGTAGGAgctgaataaaattaagttctaattattatattatattaacaaatattgtAACATGTTATTTTTTCTGTGAtgattcaataatttttatcaagagacgcggtagtgcctcgcgtcAAATGTTCGAGACTACCTTAATATCATATTAACcatagagaaaatattttttaacgaaacatTAAATCACGCACAcgtaattatcatattttccTATGTAAATTCgaatattacttaataaaaaaatttatataattcttctTCTTGGTAAAACAATCTTTTTATAACATTCTGCTTGCGTATAAAATTCTcgaacattattttttctttcttttttttttcctaaaatgATCCCGACAATAATTATCGCCGCGGATCGATTTACGAATCTCGCGCAGAATCGAGCCGGATTGGAAGTTACGAAAAGTCATTCGAGACGAGATATCTGCGGGGCATCCCCCGGATCAACAAGTgtcctctctctcccccggCGAGCATGCACTTCTATTCACGATTATATTGATGTCAGTCGGGGTTGTAGGCGGCGCAGGCGCGAATCTTTCCCCCGGATCGGCCCGACGACGGGCG contains the following coding sequences:
- the LOC139109738 gene encoding facilitated trehalose transporter Tret1; translation: MHKGKIEPRLPVSSKMAVSEPVENEKRNDDKTSVTVEEACISKLRQAVPQCCAVGAKNLLLITFGTTLGFSTILIPALQKENADIKVTMEELTWISSLNLFLVPIGCLASGPLSQYLGRKRTMMLANIPFVMAWLIFYYASNPTMLLAALAMTGLTGGLLEGPVITYVAEVTQPYLRGMLSATSSMAVILGIFTQMLSGSLVHWRTVALINLIYPILCFIALCLVPESPHWLAVKGRFAESERALCWLRGWVGPSQVQNEFKALCEGIQKPTDNTDADKEALWRSYTKRTFYLPFILVSTGFFISNFGGTTTLQTFAVVIFAKLNAPIDKYTATVFLGVAQLIGIVICVLTIHLMGKRKLTFLSVGGTGLCLLVIAIYGYLNDMDYFDGVRYSWIPTTLMISAAFTANLGIRTLPWILAGEVFPVKVRSSATGAAGMIAYILASIANKTFLYMMNSMSLPGTFFFYSLVNLAGLCLLFVILPETEGRTLREIEEHYAGIQNLKDRPKKEQQAGKEKWAVANPAIVYDESTESKL